The following coding sequences lie in one Thermomicrobium sp. 4228-Ro genomic window:
- a CDS encoding FKBP-type peptidyl-prolyl cis-trans isomerase — protein MVVEAGKIVAIYYVLKVHGVVRYMRSPMLGDPPLEYLHGAGHLVPVLERALEGRRVGERFTVVVPPELGYGERKRSLQQRVPLDALHPLGPLEAGMVLQAETEDGRREALVIAEIDEENGFVILDANHPLAGQTLEFDVHVVDTRDPTPEEVERFRALPPIRRRPAPPDREAELAQLVREMTAPQPVQPVVPSPRPKESSNKRTLLPVFRAAEAASPPVLSTPHRSARKSDKKGIRLPVFQPGQAPTEVLRNGSRAPGAPAERDD, from the coding sequence ATGGTAGTCGAGGCGGGCAAAATCGTCGCGATCTACTACGTCCTCAAAGTGCACGGGGTGGTGCGCTACATGCGCTCGCCGATGCTCGGTGACCCACCGCTCGAATACCTGCATGGGGCGGGACACCTCGTTCCAGTCCTGGAACGAGCACTCGAGGGTCGCCGCGTCGGCGAGCGCTTCACCGTCGTGGTACCACCGGAACTCGGCTATGGTGAGCGGAAGCGTTCGCTCCAACAGCGCGTGCCGCTGGACGCGTTGCACCCGCTCGGGCCGCTCGAAGCTGGCATGGTGCTGCAAGCCGAGACGGAGGACGGTCGGCGCGAGGCACTCGTCATCGCCGAGATCGACGAGGAGAACGGCTTCGTCATTCTCGACGCGAACCATCCGCTGGCCGGCCAGACGCTCGAGTTCGACGTCCATGTCGTCGATACTCGCGATCCGACCCCCGAGGAAGTCGAACGGTTCCGCGCGCTGCCACCGATTCGCCGTCGTCCTGCACCGCCCGACCGTGAAGCTGAGCTGGCACAGCTCGTTCGCGAAATGACCGCTCCCCAGCCCGTCCAGCCTGTCGTGCCATCGCCTCGGCCGAAGGAGAGCAGCAACAAGCGCACGCTGCTCCCCGTCTTCCGAGCCGCGGAAGCGGCCAGTCCACCCGTCCTGAGCACGCCGCATCGGTCAGCCCGGAAGAGCGACAAGAAAGGCATCCGACTCCCCGTCTTCCAGCCCGGTCAGGCACCGACTGAGGTCCTCCGGAACGGAAGTCGGGCACCGGGTGCCCCCGCTGAACGCGACGACTGA
- a CDS encoding ABC transporter permease, which yields MTVVLATAAALGFRRLPAHWRRVLQATFYLPVVVPGIVTGIALVFWFKRVGIPLGYPSILIAHVVHAFPYALAVILSSFASLDPRLEEVSQDLGATPWRTFWRVTFQLVRPGLLGGALLAFTLSFDKFVLTFFVAGGGVITLPLEIHSLVRFLISPVVNAIAADLHPEVPRTRAAWRRS from the coding sequence ATGACGGTGGTGCTCGCCACAGCTGCTGCCCTCGGGTTCCGTCGTCTACCAGCGCACTGGCGGCGAGTGCTGCAGGCAACGTTCTATCTTCCGGTCGTCGTGCCAGGAATCGTGACTGGTATCGCGCTCGTCTTCTGGTTCAAGCGTGTCGGGATTCCGCTCGGCTATCCGAGCATCCTCATCGCACACGTCGTTCACGCCTTTCCCTATGCGCTGGCTGTCATCCTCAGCTCGTTCGCCAGTCTCGACCCGCGCCTCGAGGAAGTATCGCAGGACCTCGGTGCCACGCCATGGCGGACGTTTTGGCGCGTCACGTTTCAGCTGGTCCGACCCGGCCTTCTCGGTGGCGCGTTACTCGCCTTCACACTGTCCTTCGACAAGTTCGTTCTCACGTTCTTCGTCGCGGGTGGCGGTGTGATTACGCTCCCACTGGAGATCCACAGCCTGGTTCGCTTCCTCATTTCGCCAGTCGTCAACGCGATCGCCGCGGATCTACATCCCGAAGTCCCAAGAACGCGGGCGGCGTGGCGGCGGTCATAA
- a CDS encoding S41 family peptidase, which yields MNIGRKQVGNCPPAPQGPWILVALALFLTGLLLGQTWREPLASSTTAAEMPTAVAVFGEAWTLLHEHYVEPTALDDKQLLAGALRGLADAVGDSGHTRYLTAEELSQHSEQLSGEYTGIGVEIEDREGKIIVRDVFEESPAQRAGIRVGDMLVAVDGIPVDELGLDGVVQHVRGPEGTTVTLRLARPGTGQPIEVTLVRAKVRVSVVRWAILPSNIGYVRLSSFASGASTDLRRALDRLVAREVRGVVLDLRGNPGGLVNEAVDAAGLFLPPGTLVFTSRDRAGNVTEYRTEPDSQPVTLPLVVVVDHGTASAAEIVAGALQDYRRAVLVGERTFGTGTVLTEFRLQDGSALLIGTQVWVTPNGRVIWRNGIEPDIVVSLGAETAPLVPYSGQVVTSSELESDPQLERAWRTLTPDDSGFVTTEWECVACP from the coding sequence GTGAACATTGGTCGGAAACAGGTGGGCAACTGCCCACCGGCTCCACAAGGACCGTGGATCTTGGTCGCTCTGGCGCTGTTCCTCACTGGACTCCTGCTCGGCCAAACGTGGCGAGAACCGCTCGCTTCGTCGACGACAGCGGCGGAAATGCCGACCGCAGTGGCGGTGTTCGGCGAAGCCTGGACCTTGTTGCACGAGCACTACGTCGAACCGACTGCGCTGGATGACAAGCAGTTGCTCGCTGGCGCTCTCCGCGGCCTGGCTGACGCTGTTGGCGATAGCGGACACACCCGCTACCTGACTGCTGAAGAGCTGTCCCAACATTCCGAGCAGCTGTCCGGGGAGTACACCGGTATCGGTGTCGAAATCGAGGACCGTGAGGGGAAGATTATCGTCCGCGATGTCTTCGAGGAATCACCCGCGCAGCGGGCCGGGATACGGGTCGGCGATATGCTCGTGGCTGTCGACGGTATTCCGGTCGACGAACTGGGACTCGACGGAGTCGTTCAGCACGTGCGGGGTCCGGAAGGAACCACGGTGACGCTCCGGCTCGCTCGTCCAGGAACGGGCCAGCCGATCGAAGTCACCCTCGTACGTGCGAAGGTGCGTGTGAGCGTCGTCCGCTGGGCTATCCTGCCATCGAACATCGGATACGTTCGCTTGAGTTCCTTCGCGAGCGGTGCGAGCACCGATCTCCGGCGAGCACTGGATCGTCTCGTTGCTCGCGAAGTCCGCGGGGTGGTCCTGGACCTGCGCGGGAACCCGGGCGGGCTCGTCAACGAGGCTGTCGACGCTGCTGGCCTGTTTCTCCCTCCTGGAACGCTCGTGTTCACGTCTCGCGATCGTGCTGGCAACGTGACCGAGTATCGTACCGAGCCAGATAGCCAACCGGTAACGCTGCCGCTGGTTGTGGTCGTCGACCATGGCACGGCATCGGCAGCGGAAATCGTTGCTGGAGCGCTCCAGGACTACCGGCGTGCGGTGCTCGTCGGCGAGCGGACCTTCGGGACGGGGACGGTCCTCACGGAGTTTCGGTTACAGGACGGCTCGGCCTTGCTGATCGGAACACAAGTCTGGGTCACGCCGAATGGACGCGTCATTTGGCGCAACGGTATCGAGCCGGACATCGTCGTCTCGCTCGGTGCGGAGACGGCACCGCTCGTACCGTACAGTGGGCAGGTCGTGACGTCGAGCGAACTCGAGTCCGACCCGCAGCTCGAGCGTGCTTGGCGCACGCTGACGCCGGACGATTCCGGCTTCGTGACCACTGAGTGGGAATGCGTCGCGTGTCCGTGA
- a CDS encoding tellurite resistance/C4-dicarboxylate transporter family protein, with protein MRERIDQRLSRNEHDRRRTRRERRRSARATLVEAVAHLHPAYFALAMATGIVSIAVDLTGQRSIALALFGVNLLAYLILWFLLAWRILRFPTLLARDLADHNRGPGFFTTVAATAVLGRQFLTLTDRPGIALPLWILALLLWILTTYGFFTAITIREDKPSLDHGLHGGWLLTTVATQSLTVLGVPLASLLSKRANVLLFVSITFHLAGLTLYFIVITLIMYRFTFYPVQPDALIPPYWINMGAVAITTLAGATLVSQEAASPLVATLSPVLRGSTWLAWSTGTWWIPLLLLLGVWRHGYKRFAFRYDPQYWGMVFPLGMYAACTDAFARTMHIPFLVPVSHAFAYIALVAWFAVFAGLLRCLFDLLRPR; from the coding sequence GTGCGAGAGCGGATCGACCAGCGGCTCTCACGCAACGAGCATGACAGGCGCCGGACGCGCCGAGAACGACGGCGCTCCGCACGGGCGACGCTCGTCGAGGCGGTCGCTCACCTCCATCCGGCGTACTTCGCCCTCGCCATGGCTACGGGTATCGTCTCGATCGCGGTCGATCTCACTGGTCAGCGGTCGATCGCCCTCGCGCTCTTCGGAGTGAATCTTCTCGCGTACCTTATCCTCTGGTTTCTTCTCGCCTGGCGTATCCTCCGCTTCCCGACACTTCTCGCCAGAGACCTCGCTGATCACAATCGCGGTCCGGGCTTTTTCACCACAGTCGCCGCAACAGCCGTCCTCGGACGCCAATTCCTCACCCTCACCGATCGCCCGGGCATCGCCCTCCCTCTCTGGATCCTCGCGCTGCTCCTCTGGATCCTCACGACCTACGGCTTCTTCACCGCGATCACGATTCGCGAGGACAAACCCTCGCTCGATCACGGCCTCCACGGCGGCTGGCTGCTCACCACAGTCGCGACGCAGTCGCTTACGGTTCTGGGTGTCCCACTCGCGAGTCTGCTCTCCAAGAGAGCCAACGTCCTGCTCTTTGTTTCGATAACGTTTCATCTGGCAGGTCTCACGCTCTACTTCATCGTCATCACCCTGATCATGTACCGTTTTACGTTCTATCCTGTGCAGCCCGACGCCTTGATCCCCCCGTACTGGATCAATATGGGTGCAGTTGCCATCACGACGCTCGCTGGAGCGACCCTCGTCAGTCAAGAGGCAGCATCCCCGCTCGTCGCGACACTCAGTCCCGTGCTCCGTGGCAGCACCTGGCTCGCCTGGTCGACCGGAACATGGTGGATTCCCCTGTTGCTTCTCCTCGGAGTGTGGCGGCATGGCTATAAACGCTTCGCCTTCCGGTACGACCCGCAGTACTGGGGCATGGTCTTCCCGCTCGGCATGTACGCAGCGTGTACCGATGCCTTCGCCCGGACGATGCACATCCCGTTTCTCGTGCCGGTGTCGCACGCCTTCGCGTACATCGCGCTGGTAGCCTGGTTCGCTGTGTTCGCTGGGCTGCTCCGGTGCTTGTTCGATCTCTTGCGCCCGCGGTGA
- a CDS encoding FmdE family protein — protein sequence MPALSELLQASARLHEGRPCPRQVPGVRMSLLAGTLLGLEVPQRDKRFLVIVETYGCAADGIAVGANCWVGRRTMRIVDLGKVAATYVDTHSGTAVRLHPHPVARERAAACAPEAPSRWHAQLLGYQRMPDEELLAWTWVELAIPLPVLLARAGGRVHCWRCGEEVLDQREVWIEGKPVCRSCAGEAYYWIREPGARADRPAALTQRA from the coding sequence ATGCCAGCTCTGAGCGAACTCCTCCAAGCGAGTGCCCGGTTGCACGAGGGGCGACCGTGTCCCCGCCAAGTCCCCGGCGTACGGATGAGTCTCCTGGCGGGAACGTTGCTCGGCCTGGAAGTCCCACAACGAGACAAACGGTTCCTCGTCATCGTCGAAACCTACGGTTGCGCTGCTGACGGTATCGCAGTCGGAGCCAACTGTTGGGTCGGTCGCCGCACCATGCGGATCGTCGATCTCGGTAAGGTGGCTGCGACCTACGTGGACACACACAGCGGTACGGCGGTTCGACTGCACCCGCATCCGGTCGCCCGAGAGCGAGCAGCAGCCTGCGCACCGGAAGCACCCAGCCGGTGGCATGCACAGCTCCTCGGCTATCAGCGGATGCCGGACGAAGAACTCCTCGCCTGGACGTGGGTCGAACTCGCAATTCCACTGCCGGTGTTGCTCGCCCGCGCTGGTGGGCGGGTACACTGCTGGCGCTGCGGCGAAGAAGTCCTCGATCAGCGCGAAGTGTGGATCGAAGGGAAACCGGTCTGCCGGAGTTGCGCAGGTGAGGCGTACTATTGGATCAGAGAACCGGGTGCGAGAGCGGATCGACCAGCGGCTCTCACGCAACGAGCATGA
- the narI gene encoding respiratory nitrate reductase subunit gamma, protein MRTLDILLFVVFPYLAVALAVLVGLYRYFFDRFSFSSFSSQFLENRALFFGSAPWHYALLIILAAHLAGMFTGIWSRFVAPPSRLYPLEALGAALGLSTVVTLAVLTLRRLVNPRIRKVTTLPDWLLVIVLMAQLSVGVYIALFYRWGSLWYMYTAVPWMISLLKLQPQIQFVTSLPWIIKLHYLGGFLLVAIFPFTRLVHVVVFPITYLWRPYQVVVWNIRRRIAPAR, encoded by the coding sequence ATGAGGACGCTGGACATTCTCCTGTTCGTGGTCTTCCCCTATCTGGCCGTCGCCCTGGCTGTACTCGTCGGTCTCTACCGGTACTTTTTCGACCGCTTTTCCTTCTCGAGTTTCTCGTCGCAATTCCTGGAGAATCGGGCGCTCTTCTTCGGTTCAGCACCGTGGCATTACGCGCTCCTCATCATTCTCGCCGCGCACTTGGCCGGCATGTTCACCGGCATCTGGTCACGCTTCGTCGCCCCGCCGAGCCGACTCTATCCGCTCGAGGCGCTCGGGGCAGCGCTCGGTCTCTCGACGGTGGTGACACTGGCTGTGCTTACGTTGCGGCGGCTCGTGAACCCGCGTATCCGCAAGGTCACCACCTTGCCTGACTGGCTCCTCGTCATCGTGCTCATGGCCCAGCTGTCAGTCGGTGTCTATATCGCGCTCTTCTATCGCTGGGGATCGCTCTGGTACATGTACACCGCCGTGCCGTGGATGATCTCGCTCCTCAAGTTGCAGCCGCAGATCCAGTTCGTGACCTCACTACCGTGGATCATCAAGCTCCACTATCTCGGTGGCTTCTTGCTCGTGGCCATTTTCCCGTTCACGCGACTCGTGCACGTCGTCGTGTTTCCGATCACCTACTTGTGGCGGCCGTATCAGGTGGTGGTCTGGAACATCCGTCGTCGCATCGCACCCGCACGGTAG
- a CDS encoding DUF309 domain-containing protein produces MEPPSLLVEAATLYEAGEYFTCHEVLEALWRGTEGPLRELYRGLIQIVVGLYHVQRGNLVGGRHVLARGLARVERYPSPCVGIDLVQLCQGARSYLHWIEAGATGPRPEPPRWCWVRSVQECE; encoded by the coding sequence GTGGAACCGCCATCGTTGCTCGTCGAGGCAGCGACGCTCTACGAGGCAGGTGAGTATTTCACCTGTCACGAGGTGCTGGAAGCGCTTTGGCGGGGGACGGAAGGACCGCTCCGCGAGCTCTACCGTGGTCTGATCCAGATTGTCGTCGGCCTCTACCATGTCCAGCGCGGTAACCTCGTGGGCGGCCGGCACGTGCTGGCGCGAGGGCTGGCGCGCGTCGAGCGGTACCCGAGCCCATGCGTCGGCATCGATCTCGTGCAGCTCTGTCAGGGAGCGAGGTCGTATCTCCACTGGATCGAGGCGGGGGCAACCGGGCCCCGACCGGAGCCCCCGCGGTGGTGCTGGGTTCGGTCGGTACAGGAGTGCGAGTGA
- a CDS encoding PIG-L deacetylase family protein — MRVPDRPQRVLVVMAHPDDAEFICAGTVARWASEGSEIVYVLVTSGDKGSNDPTMTPERLVAIREAEQLEAARILGVRHVEFLRYRDAEVMPDLHLRRDLVRVIRRFKPDAVVCQDPTSRYFGQQYIQHPDHIAVGEATLAAVFPSARDRLTFPELLEEGLEPHIVPHVYLTGSQHPDVFVDITAWFDRKIAALRAHRSQLGDWDPEPMLRLWAQDTAAEARRLGWPGAEQMLLAESFKFFDIGE; from the coding sequence GTGCGGGTACCGGATCGCCCGCAGCGGGTGCTGGTCGTCATGGCCCACCCGGACGATGCGGAGTTCATCTGCGCGGGAACGGTCGCTCGCTGGGCGAGCGAGGGGAGCGAGATCGTGTACGTGCTCGTGACGAGCGGCGACAAAGGGAGCAACGATCCGACCATGACGCCGGAGCGACTCGTGGCGATCCGAGAGGCCGAACAGCTCGAGGCAGCGCGGATCCTCGGTGTCAGGCACGTCGAGTTTCTCCGCTATCGGGATGCTGAGGTGATGCCCGATCTCCATTTGCGCCGGGATCTCGTGCGAGTCATCCGTCGCTTCAAACCCGATGCGGTGGTCTGTCAGGATCCGACGAGCCGCTATTTCGGCCAGCAATATATCCAGCATCCCGATCACATCGCGGTGGGGGAGGCGACGCTGGCTGCGGTCTTTCCGAGTGCTCGCGATCGCTTGACGTTCCCGGAACTGCTGGAGGAGGGTTTGGAACCGCATATCGTCCCGCACGTGTATCTCACTGGATCGCAGCATCCAGACGTCTTCGTGGACATTACGGCGTGGTTCGACCGCAAGATCGCGGCGCTGCGGGCGCATCGGAGCCAGCTCGGCGACTGGGACCCCGAGCCGATGTTGCGGTTGTGGGCGCAGGATACCGCCGCGGAAGCCCGACGGCTGGGCTGGCCGGGTGCCGAGCAGATGCTCCTCGCGGAATCGTTCAAATTTTTCGACATCGGTGAGTGA
- a CDS encoding carboxymuconolactone decarboxylase family protein, whose protein sequence is MTDEHRLERFRAYRARMNQRISAIGHRDINRFFALDSATYRDGALDARTKELLGLVASLVLRCNDCVDYHLDRCVELGWSDAELYDAMQVALIVGGSIVIPHLRHAVETLDLLRAEQPGRSSE, encoded by the coding sequence ATGACGGACGAACATCGCCTCGAGCGATTCCGTGCCTACCGTGCTCGCATGAACCAGCGGATCAGTGCGATCGGTCACCGTGACATCAACCGCTTCTTCGCCTTGGACAGTGCGACGTATCGAGACGGGGCACTGGATGCTCGCACGAAGGAGCTACTGGGCCTGGTTGCCTCGCTGGTTTTGCGTTGCAACGACTGCGTGGACTACCATCTCGATCGCTGCGTCGAGTTGGGCTGGTCGGATGCCGAATTGTACGATGCGATGCAGGTCGCGCTCATCGTCGGTGGGAGCATCGTCATTCCGCATCTCCGTCATGCGGTGGAAACGCTCGACCTGCTCCGGGCGGAACAGCCGGGGCGCTCGTCCGAGTGA